One segment of Kwoniella newhampshirensis strain CBS 13917 chromosome 10 map unlocalized Ctg14, whole genome shotgun sequence DNA contains the following:
- a CDS encoding kynurenine/alpha-aminoadipate aminotransferase, mitochondrial translates to MQADTITEPPRPDGELNGHANGDAPSKSRVYDPKYFLSDRAKVAEIDGIRGLMAVEGPGVVSFVSYLPYELSGSQLTRQFPPLTARWPTQPHHIPFSSVTLTIKPPLVDATASPVPITIDGEDLDTALQYGPSAGLPKLRDWLEGLQSRVHKRGRGNWTISLGSGSQDLMFKGFMSLLNPGDPVLLETPLYAGALPALRQLDAELIEVDVDDQGLSPDNLERILSTWPEGKKRPRIIYTSPVGTNPSGCSAPRERKLAVLEVCKKYDVLIFEDDPYYYLAEQLIPSYFELETQVYPEGGHVLRFDSFSKLLSAGLRLGFATGPKEILHAIDVCTAGANLHTSSVSQAVVLALLQHWGLEGFLSHGHGVASLYAQRRAEFEAIAHKHLDGLATWVPPVAGMFLWVDMSPAGIKDSYDLIRHEALAKGVLGVPGMTFYPNGRKSPHVRLSFSIVDLVEDTELGFSRLADAIREKRKALGLE, encoded by the exons ATGCAAGCGGACACAATCACCGAACCACCTCGACCCGATGGCGAGCTCAACGGTCACGCGAACGGGGACGCGCCGTCCAAAAGCAGAGTCTACGATCCTAAATACTTTTTGAGCGACAGGGCTAAAGTCGCAGAGATTGATGGGA TCAGAGGATTGATGGCTGTCGAGGGACCTGGTGTCGTTTCTTTCGTAAGCTATCTGCCCTATGAACTGTCAGGATCTCAGCTCACCCGTCAATTTCCCCCACTAACAGCT CGCTGGCCGACCCAACCCCACCACATTCCCTTTTCATCagtcacactcaccatcaaacCTCCCCTTGTCGACGCTACCGCATCCCCCGTCCCAATCACCATCGATGGCGAAGATCTGGATACAGCATTGCAATATGGGCCTTCGGCTGGTCTTCCGAAACTCCGAGATTGGCTGGAGGGACTGCAGAGTCGTGTACAtaagcgaggaagagggaacTGGACAATCAGCTTAGGGAGTGGAAGTCAGGATCTGATGTTCAAG GGATTCATGTCTCTGCTCAACCCCGGCGACCCGGTTTTGCTCGAAACACCTCTCTATGCCGGTGCTCTCCCGGCTCTTAGACAGCTCGACGCGGAATTGATCG AGGTCGACGTTGACGACCAAGGTCTCTCCCCCGACAATCTTGAGAGGATTTTGAGCACCTGGCCcgaaggaaagaagcgaCCTCGTATCATTTA CACTTCTCCTGTCGGTACCAATCCCTCTGGCTGTTCTGCaccaagagagagaaaacTCGCCGTGCTCGAGGTATGCAAGAAATACGACGTCTTGATCTTCGAAG ATGACCCATACT ACTACCTCGCCGAGCAACTCATACCCAGTTACTTTGAGCTAGAAACACAGGTCTATCCCGAAGGTGGTCATGTGCTGCGATTCGATTCTTTCAGTAAATTGCTTTCCGCTGGATTGAGGCTT GGTTTCGCTACTGGACCCAAGGAGATCCTTCACGCCATCGACGTATGCACCGCAGGTGCCAACTTGCACACCAGTTCAGTGTCTCAAGCAGTCGTCTTGGCTCTGTTGCAGCACT GGGGTCTCGAAGGATTTCTCAGCCACGGTCATGGCGTCGCTTCCCTCTATGCTCAACGGAGAGCCGAATTCGAGGCCATCGCCCACAAACACCTCGACGGTCTCGCCACTTGGGTTCCACCTGTCGCGGGCATGTTCCTCTGGGTAGACATGAGCCCTGCGGGTATCAAGGACAGCTACGATCTGATCAGACACGAGGCGCTTGCCAAGGGCGTGCTGGGAGTTCCCGGTATGAC TTTCTATCCCAATGGAAGGAAGAGCCCTCACGTCAGATTGTCGTTCTCTATCGTCGATCTGGTAGAGGACACTGAGTTGGGTTTCTCAAGATTGGCAGATGCGatcagggagaagaggaaggctTTGGGACTGGAGTGA